aggggtgggtggactgagccctaggagtccgTGGTTAATTTCTCAACTTATTCAATTCCATAGGCAAAGGCTGTACCATCATTCGGGATGGAGtagccatgggcagggggagtggacagtcccttcactggTGTTTTACAGTGGATACccaagatcattgttgactagcatGCTGttgtttcacagacagtgttgtaattaagttttttctttgtaggtgaccatgttgtcaatatgagtcttttaGCTTAAGAAAATGCCTCTGAAGAGTGTATCACTTGCAATTGCAGCCTTTACTTAATGGCAACACAAGCAGCTACAGGCTATGATTGCCACCTGCGAGATAAGGCCTGCATTACACTTCTGTGAACAAATAGGCTTCATTCAGAGAGAACACTACATTCAGGGCTGACATGAAGCAGCTATGGACTGTAAACGATATCTACAGTTGCACAAAGTAAAGACCTGTCcgaggtcagtgcaaaggatccactcagaagcaagaagactccagactcaactcttgctattggactgaatcatggtgtgaggggtgggtaaatagtctgtaagggtataaatacccaggggTTTTCTATGTTTGGCTGAGACCTCAAAGGCAGCAGCTCGAGTCAGCCCTCCTCCCGTACCGCTCTGTTTGGTTACTTATTtacatggactttgcctgagagtttgcctcaagagaccaaggatccagACTGCAATCCACctgaccccaggcccctggaggggaggtaaggacattgaggtgcagaatgatgaaactctgaaatcccagctaagtgatataaggaatcgagtgagcacatgcaatcctttggccatatataaatataatcccttaggtgtttcccctacccTCTGTGTCTCTTAGACATGATCTGTAGATACagtctggggctaagtttgcaTCCAGCTGCGCCTAGACTCTTCTCTGAGGAGGAGTTTAGAAAGTGAGGGGGTCTATTCTGAACTTTGACTCAATGGGAGGGCCTCCCTTTAGCCTTTGGCATTTCCTGTCCATGTAGAAATGACTCTGAATCGTGTCTCACCTGATGAGGCCTGGCATACTTTGTCCATGTAGCAATAGTCACCCTTGCCACCACACTAACATTGCACTGTAAGTGATCTAAAACTGTGCTcagctggggtgctgggagTCACTCACCTGACAGCAACTGATGTTGGCAGGATGGCAGGTGCTGTCACTGATTACTCATGAAGGCACAGGGTGAGTTAGAGTTACACACTGTCAGAGGAAAGAGCTTGTGGTAATTGCCATGACTGgcaagctgtggaagaacagctcaccatgctcaagagccatagtaaggatgggaagggaattaATTGCAAACTGTTAAGTACCTGAACTGCAATCCAATTGTCAGGAGAGGAGAATCCTGAACTGAGAAAAGTGGAATCCAAGTGAGGAGATGGGGGCTCCAGGCAGGAGACATCTTCGATCTAGGGATCGGACAGCTCCCTCCAGCgtggggaacctcccactgggacaccccactccagatgtgaccacaccagtgcggagtcaagatggacaataactgcccttggctgggtggccacgctcctcccagtgcagcccaacgtgctcatgggcatattcctgtttagcaccactgagaactgactgaacagccaggctcagagggttgtgaccagcggcacaaagcccagcaggaggtaccatgaggagcactgaaggacaccatgtccctacccaacatctcctccccacaggtgtctcttgggtccctggaaccatcgcagtgacaagggggagagcactgcctgtacggggtggaggagatggggtctggaatgagggtcctggggcagtttctcctggttgttcatgcagcaacatgctgggctggatatttggagagagaaactcttcctaagggcctccaatgggcatggggatggtctacagtttcctgcatgctgccttttctggtggagatcacagaggctgccggccctttagaggacccaggacaggccttgtccttcctctggtcacagctggaccccagttctccagctcggccccagctcaggagccttgtctaggggtgacttttggggtaaggttgacaagagtggtgcataagtttgtcttaaggacatgtgataagcaccaggactgaagtaccagagcaaaatgatgtggcttctgggtgaatactttcttcggtgcaaatcctgaaacagagtcccagacttgctttccatgccacccttcacgagggatgatgcactaagagatggcaagtgagggacaccaatccttctccagctacttccagggcctggtgaagcaccaggacagcaaggacttctggccctgcaccctgaactctgggtattatcttggggcagctgaacaccagcactTTTCTCTCcaagctcctgtctgatctccccccatcctggccccttccctgtgctccccacagggccccaacctggcactgatgctccacagagcaggttggctgcaggaccatggggtgactccacactggttgtgctgctcagtgagggacacagatgcaactgcatgggctgcactgtcactgagctctttcccgggggtctaaagctctggaatgggttcagagcatttcttgggactcattgggttttctgctcattttggttcaaCAGTCCCTGTCTTGTCCTTCAGGGGCCTGgagattggtgcaggaagacGTGGCCTATTCcgttcccagggatggaggtaggctgaccagcctgtaattattcaaattctccttcctgcccttcttgaagatgggtttgacatcttcctttccaaaggacctcagaactcctgtgattctgctgtcacttttgaaagcacaatccagaatcgtgggcaagggtgatgtagcagacaggagcacttgcaatgagcctgtccaagggaggtgagatgaatctcagccactgaggtttgttcctggagtcacacacagaaatgccagggttccatcaggcatccatgtctgagctggtctcagcactgcttatgcacccagggatgatcagagacagagtctgtcccttttacacacagaggcaggagtcacagtgggtttctggcctcctgttgccactccaaagggacgggaggcaactcagccctgtggtgtgtcaccctgctctgcactcatctgagatgtcacacgtcatgaggaatggacacagggacctcagttcaaggaagaagatcgcagtgctgcattcaggtgatttcccatggggtgttcctcaCAACATCAAGTGAtctcaagaccttgtctgtgccacagaccttagtggaaaaacaaggaataattgatggtgtttgtgatcactcgcGTGcgtgtcacctcacgtacatgatgtgtgtgcctacatctcatctgtacaaagccaacatggactgctgaacaactcattcagtgtcccaccaaggagggaagagcaacctctgtgagctggggtgagaggccagggctggaaaggaaggttgtgaggggccagtccatgatgatTGTCCTGAGACTTCTTCtcaaggggtgtccagtgcccaggggcacagcccagcccctgctctgctggtcctgcaggtctctggcaggaggcctggctgtgagaggacactgctgtgtgcccagccctgcacacacacactgtgcagctggacactggtgtttgcatctgtggccatttCCTTGGGcatgtttttgagagaaggtttggaagaagagctaaaccttcaggccctgaccataggagatcacctttctttctgcaaaggctgttgtgaggccagctctgtcacagcagtgcccatggcctgtccctgcctgcgctcacaggactcacacacagcaggacggtgaccaggctgccagagcactcaggccttgcaccaacacaagggatgagaaggagagtgtgggagtggaacgagaacagctctggaaggccaagcgctggtgctccctggcagtgctgccaggctggactcttttcccctcctcccatggacacaggagctgtccctgcagctccaaacaggccttgtaggaaggatatagtgaaaaacaagtcactacagagccatttattttgtttaaaagcaaagagagcATGGCTCCTGATTTACACCAGtggttatgaaagaaaagcagacagagaattagaaaggggatgacaaccttatcacaacaaaaaaacaaccaataacaacataaaatcCAGATGAGAGGCTGGGCCTTTaattagttacattaaaactcctatgcagaagcagatgggcagtttcttGCTTCATAAAACACTAAGacatgagtttccacagggcatccttgagctcctggttcctcatgctgtagatgagggggttcactgctggaggcaccaccgagtacagaacagacaccaccaggtccagggatggggaggagatggaggggggcttcaggtaggcaaacatggcagtgctgacaaacagggagaccacggccaggtgagggaggcatgtggaaaaggctttgtgccgtccctgctcagaggggatcctcagcacagccctcaagatctgcacataggacagcacgatgaacacgaaacacaaaaagaacaaacagacaACACCAACAACAAGCCCAGATTCCCTGAGGGAGaagtctgagcaggagagcttgaggatctgggggatttcacagaagaactggtccagggcattgcccttgcacagtggcagtgaaaatgtattggccgtgtgcagcagagcattgagaaacccactggcccaggcagctgctgccatgtggacacaagctctgctgcccaggagggtcccgtagtgcaggggtttgcagatggcaacgtagtggtcgtaggacatgatggtgagaagagaatactctgctactATCAGGAAGGCAAacgaaaagagctgtgcagcacatcccgagtatgagatggccctggtgtcccagaaggaattggccatggatttgggtacAGTGGTGGAGATACAGCCCatgtcgaggagggcgaggttgagcaggaagaagtacatgggggtgtggaggtgctggtcacaggctatggtggtgatgatgaggccgttgcccaggagggcagccaggtagatgcccaggaagagccagaagtgcaagagctgcagctcccgtgtgtctgtgaacgccaggaggaggaactgggtgatggagctgctgttggacatttgctgcctgtgggcatgaggacctgcgCAAGGAGGTAAAGACAGTGACTGTTTAgatgagaaaaaccaaaaccattttcCACAGCCCCTCCgacaaagagacccttttctttttccaggagaacgtcctggctggagccctcgtcggtgcttgatgagtgtgcaatgaagagcagggtctctgcccaggggctcttgaggagtcagcctgaccctgtgtgatgggtggggcaggggccagtcctggggttcagctttgtgagatggaaccgctcctgctgcagaagggactgtcagcatctgtacccccagacctgagaaactgagtttgagaggtttggcgtttctacagctccttctcccctcccaccctgggaagtgttgttgggtgtcagaaaccctcagcatttctgctgcactcagggagaacagagcgagtcctgcaagaccagaggatgcctgtgggtcagtgcagagtgagggcagctgctcagtccctctgtcttgctccagctgccctgggctggcacctttctgagatggtgatcaaactcccatgttaccctgaaaagccaccaggccctgctgaaagcagagggatcaacctcagaccatgacatgtctcaccgttttctaaggtctcagcaccccacttctatcccaggacacacacggctcatttcacaaacccatctgcatttcttccatcatagcatctctgcgcttctgcatggggaattcagataTGCTAAAGTGCTacaggacaggtttgcatcctggagggaagctcacagcttaGAAGCAAACCTCAAagagacagccaagggtcctaatgctggcatttgattcaggcagattcagctcattccccagccccacacactgcattgcccacagccccacaggtcagagcaaagctgggacacgtgttcccatggacacagctgcaggaaaggacccacaagatcaggctgtgactgtgcagctaaaactcccatccccagagagcctgacagcaagaaccagatcacaccaacagtgacccagagcagtggagcaagaaggaaactgcggtgagggtgggtgtgagagaggccagggcagaggcagccgggcactcagacagcgtcacccttccccagctgtgcagccacctcccacacaccagcattgccgggcagctgctctcagcccctgtgctctgcagagggaactggagctctggctgcacaggagctgcttcatgccttggagtccccggccctgagggcagaggctttgctgggtgggagaggaggcgagggggctgctcacaggagggatctgcactgcggggatcatacggagttttctgtgttctccctcccataacaattctgagtttagtttcctctcatttctgatcatttccctgcttcctggacattctccccctgggaggtgtttccctgcccatgtctcttccctgtcagtgctcacagaccatcccacctTCTGTTCcttcaccctggccctacagatcctgcctgttcacagggcactgcctgggggcatcttcctgtttgcagactggggaaaaggacaggtcagagtaagactgacAGGTACAGCCAatgtgatgcaggtgctgtgcagaggcagagcagcagctgaagggatgttatgaggcttctggcagatgtgatgattaatcggagttgcagttcaggagttacagtgacttgtttaagcatgagagttcattttcattttttcctttcctgcaccccccagcccttgggataggaaactgaaaaggcaggctcaggaaagctccctatctctctggtaatcctttcattgatcttctgcttgaggcatccacttggaaaaatcctgggggtgatctggagctgtgagcagccctgacccacacagcacccccttaacagcagaagcacctttcctgccttgacacgggtcgctccttccccccacagcttctccccacagcaccgtggggatctccccgggcaggctgagcgctgaccatggcaggtggcagagtccctgccccggcacagccctggggtgcagggaccctgctctgcaggacagccctgggcacccctgggtgctcacccggcttcacagctgttcaaaattgcctgacaacagccccctcctcacagatcccacaagctgtgcctgtgctaacttgaggagatgcctccaggagctgcagctgcattgccctgcacccagagacttaccatggcaagggctgcaaagatttctcctccagtgagctctcagtcatcctccccatcctgaccacctttcatctctctctgccttgctcgtctccctgagatccccaggcagagccctcagccctgctgcgctttgcagaggagctgctcctgggcagagctgtctctctgcagcgctgccgcttgccatgagctccctgtgtcccaggagcccagcccagctcagcagcacaggagcagcccaaggcgctttaatgacccctctggtgggtttggtgctgagtccatgaacctcagatccTGAGGGGAAGTTGAATAAAACCgctcaagaagtcaaagtcagattcaaactccaaagtttcttgtaatgttaatgagTCCCACTGAAGGACACTATTGAGGAAATGACTCCAAGAtttggttagagaagaaaactggaggcagagatgacaggtcaggacaagcaaggtgaagttctctctgatgatcactaaacctggatgtgtttcattaatcaaagggccaagccctgacccccagccctgggaaggcagatcctgtccctcccacgttgcccagggcccttcctgggacagtgcgatgtggggctgtgcaaggccaagggcaggactatggtcccacacctcccaggttcctggctggggacaaggaggccatgaggtccctgtgctgtaaggacaaggtgtctcctcacaggcatcagagctggagacaacagccacagccaaggggagaaggagctcatgtctgttgggggctttcagcctctttacatcccttgatcatctccacgacagcctgtcctatgctgtggcatcacctgcacctctttccctgcaggctggagacatccccctgctgccccaccttgctcttgtctgagcatcttccttcctttgctgatctctctccatcctccccagctgttccttgaagcacaaagccttgggctgatgcagactccctctgggtgacctgctccaccacagcactgcccttccactcacattccttgctgctcatgtccagcctggacctccccagctgcattttgtgcgattatttctttctcgtgctgtttcccactatgaagaaaacctccaccctctctgaaaccacccttccagcactctcaggctactcctacactgctgcagcctccccagtgctgctgggccagagcagcccaggtccctcagcatcccacaccatgtgcacaaggtcctgacccttgccttggcacagccctgcactctccagttcctccctgcttctccaaactgggagccgcacactggcacacacccatgtgtgtggggtcacaccagtgctgaaccgaatgggatgagaactccaggtgtctgggtgcccacgctcctcctcatgcagccccgtgtgcagctgccttgttcatggtgagcgtgcagcacgggcttgtgtggcggcccttgtagtgcccaggcccttctcctcagggtccctgctcagcgtgtcaggtcctgctctgtcctgatggatggggttattctcctgccccgatacaggactggccgcttctccttttaaaacttcagagattcctgatggtggaaccccaaagtttctcaagttCTGGACTCTCTCTGGACTGCTGCAGCCGCattccctccaattccagccaggaCAGGGACCGCTcacccggggagcccccggtgccccctaaagaaaaggggcctcagcctccaggactctcctgagcccagaaagtggccactaaaatggcagcagtagcagggttccatccagagtttattcaagaaaaaggaaataacttccaatttccctagcacagtctttcagtgctgctttctcctccttatcctggtgcctctccctgactgctgtgccccactttcggtggcaccagattgttgggggcatggccatgtgcccccacagccccagggctttgtcattggtgccctcactcacaagggaaaacccatctggtcactctccacataaaggagctccatacatccaagcaacttcttcactctgagggaatcccactgctgacccttc
Above is a genomic segment from Caloenas nicobarica isolate bCalNic1 chromosome 34, bCalNic1.hap1, whole genome shotgun sequence containing:
- the LOC136000681 gene encoding olfactory receptor 14J1-like, translating into MYFFLLNLALLDMGCISTTVPKSMANSFWDTRAISYSGCAAQLFSFAFLIVAEYSLLTIMSYDHYVAICKPLHYGTLLGSRACVHMAAAAWASGFLNALLHTANTFSLPLCKGNALDQFFCEIPQILKLSCSDFSLRESGLVVGVVCLFFLCFVFIVLSYVQILRAVLRIPSEQGRHKAFSTCLPHLAVVSLFVSTAMFAYLKPPSISSPSLDLVVSVLYSVPEQLPDKRAHAKTDTPQNATNNTTATAPKTHNNENDSKTRDGIDQNNWWEAVVRPRDSTRDACGAPRAQRDPKII